One bacterium genomic region harbors:
- a CDS encoding TrmH family RNA methyltransferase — protein sequence MHTYVILHNIRSAYNVGSIFRTAESAGVARIFLTGYTPTPTDRFGRARGDLAKVALGAERMVSWERHVRLAPLLGRLKSEGVALVAVEQAPQAQDYRSFRVCGPTVFIFGNEVRGLSTSALALADTVLEIPMRGRKESLNVAVAAGVVLFSCMERVEGGK from the coding sequence ATGCATACGTACGTAATTTTGCATAATATACGGAGTGCGTACAACGTCGGTTCGATTTTTCGCACCGCAGAGAGCGCGGGCGTAGCACGTATTTTTCTCACTGGCTACACGCCGACACCGACCGATCGCTTCGGGAGAGCGCGTGGGGACTTGGCAAAAGTCGCGCTTGGTGCCGAGCGGATGGTGAGCTGGGAGCGCCATGTGCGCCTCGCGCCGCTTTTGGGGCGGCTCAAGAGCGAAGGCGTCGCGCTCGTTGCTGTCGAGCAGGCGCCACAGGCACAAGACTATCGCTCGTTTCGCGTTTGTGGACCGACGGTGTTTATTTTCGGCAACGAGGTCCGCGGACTCTCGACAAGCGCGCTTGCGCTCGCGGATACGGTACTCGAAATCCCCATGCGTGGCAGGAAAGAGTCGCTCAATGTCGCCGTTGCGGCAGGGGTCGTTTTGTTTTCGTGCATGGAGAGAGTGGAGGGTGGAAAGTAG
- a CDS encoding DoxX family membrane protein: MLNPFPDLLDFALVAPALLRLTAGLIFLNLGVLKLHRERGRWMRSLTALRLKPARGLLILFAAIEIVGGALLLTGLLTQVAALVLALFLLAELVIELLAPDALARTLPFYLLLFAISLSLLFSGAGFFAFDLPL, encoded by the coding sequence ATGCTCAACCCGTTTCCTGATCTCCTCGACTTTGCGCTTGTCGCACCGGCACTCCTGCGCCTTACCGCAGGGCTCATATTTCTCAACCTCGGCGTACTCAAACTCCATCGCGAGAGGGGGCGTTGGATGCGCTCGCTCACAGCTCTGCGATTGAAACCCGCGCGCGGCCTCCTCATACTGTTCGCGGCAATCGAGATCGTCGGCGGTGCGCTACTTCTTACTGGTCTCCTTACACAGGTTGCCGCGCTCGTGCTTGCGCTCTTTCTCCTCGCCGAGCTCGTCATCGAACTCCTCGCTCCCGATGCGCTCGCCCGCACGCTTCCCTTCTATCTCCTGCTTTTTGCCATCTCCCTCTCCCTCCTTTTCTCGGGCGCGGGGTTCTTCGCTTTCGACCTGCCGCTCTAA
- a CDS encoding HTTM domain-containing protein: MSFFVPYWSRFKEIFSLDLRSLALFRVSFATLILFDLAGRAQGLLAHYTDLGVFPREVALRWYHEPFFLSLHFLDGSWEAQAVLFVIAAVFALMLLVGYKTRVATIASWLLLISLQTRNPLILQGGDIFMRATLFFAMFLPWGARYSVDCVRRSSSVSGERHASVWTAGFMIQVAAVYVFAGLVKTSVEWTREGSAIYYALSIDQFTRPFGYFLLQFPDLLRLLTFATLLFELFGPLLLFAPVFTRQLRFAAVAGFIAMHLGFMASMRLGPFPWIGIITMLALLPSFVWDFASRHARARQRAGLTIYYDGECGFCASLSRYLKTFLLLAPARLLVAATDERAAREMAEHNSWVVVDADGRRHFVFDGVVAVIRASPIIWFLAPMLTLPPVSALGEWLYVRVARRRRNICIPATLAAMAAERPRRSMVSAGSRAMSAACGLLFIGIVLAWNIDELPQASFSLPHAARDVAHLTRLDQRWAMFSPPLREDGWYVIVGTLEGGQSVDLLRGGAAVSYEKPRSVAAMYPTERWRKYLMNLYLGDFAIYRQHYGSYLCYTWNRAHQGAERVALIDIAFMSEMTLANYERAVPERKSLWIYDCRAPLGVASEVPTPNEEPSPSFDEPSDEPSPTTGVPLPYPTL, translated from the coding sequence ATGAGTTTTTTTGTTCCCTACTGGTCGCGATTCAAGGAAATTTTCTCTCTCGACCTTCGCTCCCTCGCGCTCTTTCGCGTGAGCTTTGCGACGCTGATCCTCTTCGACCTCGCGGGGCGGGCGCAAGGGCTCCTCGCGCACTATACTGACCTTGGTGTTTTTCCTCGTGAGGTTGCGCTTCGATGGTATCACGAGCCCTTCTTTCTTTCGCTTCATTTTCTCGACGGGTCGTGGGAGGCGCAGGCGGTGCTTTTTGTCATCGCGGCGGTGTTTGCTCTGATGCTCCTCGTCGGCTACAAGACGCGCGTGGCCACGATCGCCTCCTGGCTTCTTTTGATTTCACTTCAGACGAGGAACCCGTTGATTCTCCAAGGGGGAGACATCTTCATGCGCGCCACGCTTTTCTTCGCGATGTTTCTCCCGTGGGGCGCGCGGTACAGCGTGGACTGCGTGCGAAGGTCGTCGTCCGTAAGTGGCGAGCGCCATGCTTCAGTATGGACTGCGGGTTTCATGATCCAGGTCGCTGCGGTCTATGTCTTTGCGGGTTTGGTTAAAACTAGCGTCGAGTGGACACGAGAAGGGTCGGCGATCTACTACGCATTGAGCATCGATCAGTTTACGAGGCCGTTCGGGTACTTTTTACTCCAGTTTCCCGATCTTCTGCGGCTGCTCACGTTCGCGACGCTTCTCTTCGAGCTCTTCGGGCCGCTGCTTTTGTTCGCTCCGGTATTTACGCGTCAGCTGCGTTTTGCTGCGGTCGCGGGGTTCATCGCGATGCATCTCGGGTTCATGGCGAGCATGCGGCTCGGGCCGTTCCCCTGGATCGGGATAATCACTATGCTCGCGCTCTTGCCCTCTTTCGTGTGGGACTTCGCTTCGCGCCACGCTCGAGCGCGACAGCGCGCGGGGCTCACGATATACTACGACGGCGAGTGCGGCTTTTGCGCCTCGCTCTCCCGCTACCTGAAGACATTTTTGCTTCTCGCTCCTGCACGGCTCCTCGTGGCTGCGACTGACGAGCGCGCGGCTCGCGAGATGGCAGAGCATAATTCCTGGGTTGTCGTTGACGCGGACGGGAGGCGGCACTTTGTGTTCGATGGAGTTGTCGCGGTTATTCGGGCGTCGCCAATCATTTGGTTTCTGGCGCCGATGCTCACATTGCCGCCAGTCTCCGCACTCGGGGAATGGCTCTACGTGCGGGTGGCTCGGAGGCGAAGGAATATATGCATACCCGCGACATTGGCGGCCATGGCTGCAGAACGGCCGCGGCGCTCGATGGTGTCCGCGGGCTCTCGCGCGATGAGTGCCGCATGCGGGCTCCTTTTTATTGGGATCGTTTTGGCGTGGAATATAGACGAACTGCCGCAGGCCTCGTTTTCTCTGCCGCATGCGGCGCGTGATGTCGCGCACCTCACACGCCTCGATCAGCGATGGGCAATGTTCTCACCGCCGCTCCGCGAGGACGGTTGGTATGTCATCGTCGGCACGCTTGAGGGCGGGCAGAGCGTAGATCTCCTACGCGGCGGCGCCGCGGTATCGTATGAAAAGCCGCGCTCTGTCGCCGCGATGTACCCGACCGAACGGTGGCGGAAGTACCTCATGAATCTCTACCTTGGGGATTTTGCTATCTATCGGCAGCACTACGGTTCCTACCTTTGTTACACATGGAATCGCGCGCACCAGGGAGCGGAGCGTGTTGCTTTGATCGACATAGCGTTCATGTCCGAGATGACGCTCGCGAACTATGAGCGTGCAGTGCCCGAGCGAAAATCGCTCTGGATCTACGATTGCAGGGCGCCGCTCGGGGTGGCATCGGAGGTACCCACACCGAACGAGGAGCCGTCTCCGTCTTTTGACGAACCCTCTGACGAGCCCTCGCCGACAACCGGCGTGCCGCTTCCGTATCCGACGCTTTGA
- a CDS encoding Mur ligase family protein produces MPHYIPRPLCRAYHYLLALVGAALYRFPARSLTVIGITGTKGKTTVSELITAILEEAGYTVALANGVRFKISSWEERNLSRMTMPGRFFLQRFLRRALSRGATHAVIEMTSEGAAQHRHRFLALDALVFTNLAPEHIESHGSYEAYRDAKLSIARSLANSPKRQRVMVANADDEAGSLFLAAVRAVRSAASNGASPARPCPYSLKDAEPYEIKNDGIAFTFDGHLITSPLVGVFNLSNILAAATLAKGISIETEIIACAIASFAGVPGRMEYIREGQTFDVIVDYAHTPDSLRAVYQFLRESIFNFQFSIFKQIPNSKIQKFKTSNDDTKKLICVLGATGGGRDKWKRPEMGRIAAEYCDSIILTDEDSYDEPPEKIIEEIKSGAINNKFPVTSDQLRVPGNQLPITSPQIIIDRHLAIRTALGIARRGDVVVITGKGSDPSICGPRGTKVAWSDAAVVRQELARLR; encoded by the coding sequence ATGCCACATTATATCCCACGCCCCCTGTGCCGCGCCTATCATTACCTCTTGGCCCTTGTCGGCGCAGCGCTGTATCGCTTCCCCGCCCGCTCGCTCACGGTGATTGGCATTACCGGCACGAAGGGAAAAACGACTGTCTCTGAGCTCATCACGGCGATTTTGGAGGAGGCGGGGTATACGGTCGCGCTCGCAAACGGCGTGCGATTCAAAATCAGCTCGTGGGAGGAGCGTAACCTCTCGCGAATGACGATGCCGGGCAGGTTTTTTCTTCAACGATTTTTACGCCGCGCGCTTTCGCGTGGTGCAACGCACGCGGTGATCGAAATGACCTCCGAAGGAGCAGCGCAGCACCGCCACCGCTTCCTCGCGCTCGACGCGCTCGTCTTCACCAATCTCGCACCCGAGCACATCGAATCGCACGGATCATACGAGGCGTACCGCGACGCAAAGCTCTCGATCGCGCGTTCGCTCGCGAACTCGCCAAAGCGGCAGAGGGTAATGGTCGCGAATGCAGACGACGAAGCGGGCTCACTCTTCCTCGCCGCCGTCCGCGCCGTTAGAAGCGCTGCTTCGAACGGGGCCAGCCCAGCACGACCCTGCCCATATTCGCTCAAAGACGCCGAGCCGTATGAGATTAAAAACGACGGCATCGCCTTTACATTTGACGGCCACCTCATAACCTCGCCGCTCGTCGGCGTCTTCAACCTCTCAAACATCCTCGCCGCAGCAACCCTCGCGAAAGGCATCAGCATCGAGACGGAGATCATCGCATGCGCCATCGCCTCGTTCGCCGGAGTGCCCGGCCGGATGGAATATATACGAGAAGGACAAACATTTGACGTTATCGTGGATTATGCGCATACGCCCGATTCCCTGAGGGCCGTGTACCAGTTTCTCAGGGAATCAATTTTCAATTTTCAATTTTCAATTTTCAAACAAATTCCAAATTCAAAAATTCAAAAATTCAAAACGTCGAACGACGATACGAAAAAACTCATCTGCGTGTTAGGGGCTACCGGTGGGGGGCGGGACAAGTGGAAGCGGCCGGAGATGGGACGCATCGCGGCGGAGTATTGCGACAGTATCATTCTCACCGATGAAGATTCATATGATGAGCCGCCAGAAAAAATAATCGAAGAAATCAAGTCAGGGGCGATAAACAACAAATTCCCAGTTACTAGTGACCAGTTACGAGTCCCCGGTAACCAGTTACCAATTACCAGTCCCCAGATAATTATCGACCGCCACCTTGCCATCCGCACCGCACTCGGCATAGCACGGCGCGGCGACGTCGTCGTCATCACCGGCAAGGGCTCCGACCCCTCAATCTGCGGCCCACGTGGCACAAAAGTGGCGTGGAGCGATGCCGCGGTGGTGCGGCAGGAACTTGCGCGACTTCGGTGA
- a CDS encoding ATP-binding cassette domain-containing protein: MPVISVDNLSRTYTFYKKDPGVVGSLSALINRKTEEARAVDTISFSIEEGELVGFLGPNGAGKTTTLKMLSGLIHPTSGRLSVLGYEPRRREKVFQKQFALVMGQKSQLWEDLPAYEGFVLNQAIYELDDATFRANLDELVATLDVRDILHVQTRKLSLGQRMKCELIAALLHNPRVLFLDEPTIGLDVVAQQNMREFIKKYNRQQKTTILLTSHYMEDIKELCERIIIINLGRIIYDGPLKALINKYATHKVLTITFNQGGASHGELARYGEVDYQSPFHSIVSVPRSEATAVASALLSSGLPVDDILIDEPNIDDVIRQIFQNAHARS, translated from the coding sequence ATGCCTGTCATATCCGTAGACAATCTCTCGCGCACATATACATTCTACAAAAAAGACCCCGGCGTCGTGGGGTCGCTCAGTGCGCTCATTAATAGAAAAACCGAAGAGGCGCGTGCGGTCGATACCATTTCGTTCTCTATTGAAGAAGGCGAGCTCGTCGGTTTCCTCGGACCAAACGGCGCAGGCAAAACCACGACCCTCAAAATGCTCTCGGGACTCATTCACCCGACGAGCGGCCGACTTTCTGTGCTCGGTTACGAGCCGAGACGACGTGAAAAAGTCTTCCAAAAACAATTCGCTCTCGTCATGGGGCAGAAAAGTCAGCTTTGGGAAGACTTGCCTGCATACGAAGGATTCGTGCTGAATCAGGCGATTTATGAGCTGGACGACGCGACGTTTCGGGCAAATTTGGACGAGCTTGTTGCGACGCTCGACGTCCGCGACATCCTCCATGTACAAACACGAAAACTCTCGCTCGGACAGCGCATGAAATGCGAGCTCATCGCCGCACTGCTCCACAATCCACGAGTCCTGTTCCTCGACGAGCCTACCATCGGCCTTGATGTCGTCGCGCAACAGAATATGCGCGAATTCATCAAAAAATATAACCGCCAACAAAAGACAACGATACTGCTAACCTCGCACTACATGGAAGACATCAAGGAGCTCTGCGAGCGTATAATCATCATAAACCTTGGGCGCATCATCTATGACGGACCACTCAAGGCGCTTATCAATAAATACGCCACGCACAAGGTACTCACTATAACCTTTAATCAGGGGGGCGCTTCCCATGGAGAACTCGCCCGCTACGGCGAGGTCGACTATCAGAGTCCATTCCACTCAATCGTGAGCGTGCCACGGAGTGAAGCGACTGCGGTTGCCTCAGCGCTTCTCTCCTCCGGCCTGCCCGTTGACGACATCCTGATAGACGAGCCGAATATAGACGACGTGATCCGACAAATTTTCCAAAACGCGCACGCACGCTCCTAA
- the ruvA gene encoding Holliday junction branch migration protein RuvA yields MIGRLTGSIVLVEDHAIILDVHGVGYRVRVGADARAALRPAPGSAGHGAARGEVSLWTHLVVRDDALELFGFRERDELSLFERLISVSGIGPKSALAILDLAPVETLRSAIARGDTSYLTKVSGIGKKTAQKIVLELRDSLASAREADSAGEDYGDVIDALTTLGYSAREAREALKKMPPSTADTSERIKAALKTLGSSPK; encoded by the coding sequence ATGATTGGTCGACTCACCGGCTCGATTGTCCTCGTTGAGGATCACGCCATTATTCTCGACGTTCATGGCGTCGGCTACCGCGTGCGCGTGGGCGCCGACGCGCGCGCGGCACTCCGTCCCGCACCAGGGAGCGCAGGGCACGGCGCCGCGCGCGGCGAGGTCTCCCTCTGGACGCACCTTGTGGTGCGAGATGACGCGCTCGAGCTCTTCGGCTTCCGTGAGCGCGACGAACTCTCGCTCTTCGAGCGGCTCATATCGGTCTCCGGCATCGGGCCAAAATCCGCTCTTGCGATCCTCGACCTCGCGCCGGTCGAGACCCTGCGGAGCGCGATTGCGCGCGGCGACACTTCCTACCTCACCAAGGTCTCCGGCATCGGCAAAAAGACGGCCCAAAAAATCGTGCTCGAACTCCGCGACTCGCTCGCAAGCGCACGCGAGGCGGATAGCGCGGGCGAGGACTACGGCGATGTCATTGACGCCCTCACCACCCTCGGCTACAGCGCCCGTGAGGCACGGGAAGCACTCAAAAAAATGCCGCCAAGCACCGCAGACACGAGCGAGAGGATCAAGGCGGCGCTCAAGACCTTAGGCTCCTCGCCAAAATAA
- a CDS encoding ABC transporter ATP-binding protein, with protein MAQTKKQKGGVRFRTIIHYYWLQMKKYRWSFFSALSFYATGTLISNGVTPVLYRRLIDAISSEPEKSAIAQTLFHLLFFVVIAAVASNIAYRLADYLLWKSQRKIIRALANDAFVRITRHSYSFFSNTFVGSLVASTRRYIDAFQNMQEVFAFNFWMNGLLLVVVLVVLFQASPGIAIFFFLWSVAFIAIVLLFIRKQRPYDLAEAAEDSKVTGRIADVITNILNIKMFASSRREYDAFTVYTGRQEEARRQAWNFEIVMYAAQGTLMMLLEIVGMYLSIRFWLAGALSTGTVVLVQLYFGRIFNSLWFLGNSISRFTRTLSNASELVEVFEKKSDISDPDAPEEFHIAGGEIVFDRVTFAYHKQKIFSDFSLKIRAGEKVGIVGHSGAGKTTITKLILRFADVEEGAVLVDGQDVRRLKQDDLRAAISYVPQDPILFHRSLGENIAYGKPGASESEVIEAAKKAHAHDFVSAFPLEYETLVGERGVKLSGGERQRVAIARAMLKNAPILLLDEATSSLDSLSERYIQDAFAELMQGKTTVVIAHRLSTIQKMDRIIVLEKGVVTEDGTHDALLARKGIYYTLWTHQVSGFIA; from the coding sequence ATGGCACAAACTAAAAAACAAAAAGGTGGCGTGCGTTTTCGCACCATCATACACTACTACTGGCTCCAGATGAAAAAATACCGCTGGTCGTTTTTTTCGGCTCTCTCTTTCTATGCGACCGGAACGCTCATCTCGAACGGAGTCACGCCGGTCCTCTACCGCAGACTCATAGACGCCATATCAAGCGAGCCGGAGAAGTCAGCGATCGCGCAGACGCTTTTTCACCTGCTCTTTTTTGTTGTGATAGCCGCCGTGGCAAGCAATATCGCCTATCGCCTGGCGGACTACCTGCTTTGGAAATCGCAGCGCAAGATAATCCGGGCGCTTGCGAATGACGCATTCGTGCGGATCACCCGGCATTCGTATAGTTTTTTCAGCAACACGTTCGTCGGCTCGCTCGTCGCGAGCACGCGCCGTTATATAGACGCATTTCAAAACATGCAAGAAGTATTCGCCTTCAACTTCTGGATGAACGGCCTGCTTCTCGTTGTGGTACTGGTGGTGCTTTTCCAAGCATCGCCGGGAATAGCGATTTTCTTCTTTCTGTGGAGCGTCGCATTCATCGCGATCGTTTTATTGTTTATCCGAAAACAACGCCCGTATGATCTCGCCGAGGCAGCGGAAGATTCAAAGGTGACCGGCCGCATCGCGGATGTGATTACGAACATTCTCAATATAAAAATGTTCGCGTCGAGCAGACGTGAGTATGACGCATTTACGGTCTACACCGGCCGCCAAGAAGAAGCACGGCGTCAAGCATGGAATTTTGAGATCGTCATGTACGCGGCACAGGGGACGCTCATGATGCTCCTTGAGATCGTCGGTATGTATCTTTCAATCCGCTTCTGGCTTGCGGGCGCCCTTTCGACGGGAACCGTGGTACTCGTACAGCTCTACTTCGGCAGAATTTTTAACAGTCTCTGGTTTCTCGGAAATTCGATAAGCCGCTTCACCAGAACGCTCTCAAACGCATCAGAACTTGTCGAGGTGTTCGAAAAAAAATCGGACATTAGCGATCCCGACGCGCCGGAAGAATTCCATATCGCCGGGGGCGAGATCGTATTCGACCGCGTGACATTTGCGTATCATAAGCAAAAAATCTTCTCCGATTTTTCTCTCAAGATTCGGGCAGGAGAAAAGGTCGGCATCGTCGGCCACTCGGGCGCCGGCAAAACCACGATCACGAAACTCATCCTCCGCTTCGCGGATGTAGAGGAGGGCGCAGTCCTCGTAGACGGCCAGGACGTCCGGCGGCTCAAACAGGATGACCTCCGCGCTGCCATCTCCTACGTACCGCAAGACCCTATCCTCTTCCACCGGAGTCTCGGCGAGAACATCGCCTACGGCAAGCCCGGTGCGAGCGAATCGGAAGTCATCGAAGCGGCAAAAAAAGCCCACGCGCACGACTTTGTGAGCGCGTTTCCTCTGGAGTACGAGACACTTGTTGGTGAGCGCGGCGTGAAGCTCTCCGGCGGCGAACGTCAACGGGTGGCCATTGCCCGCGCTATGCTTAAAAATGCGCCGATTCTCCTCCTCGACGAAGCGACCAGCTCACTCGACAGCCTAAGCGAGCGCTACATCCAAGACGCATTCGCCGAACTCATGCAGGGAAAAACGACGGTCGTCATTGCACACCGCCTGAGTACCATTCAAAAAATGGATCGCATCATCGTGCTTGAGAAGGGCGTCGTCACAGAGGACGGGACACACGACGCGCTGCTCGCGCGCAAGGGCATCTATTATACGCTTTGGACACACCAAGTGAGCGGGTTCATCGCATAA
- the rpsT gene encoding 30S ribosomal protein S20, producing MPITKSAQKAHRSSLRKRVFNRRRKDAMRVGIKRVRLSIVVGKREEGAAFIPAAYSAIDKAAKRGVIKKNTAARKKARLMAALHRIGPKT from the coding sequence ATGCCTATTACCAAATCAGCCCAAAAGGCCCATCGCAGCTCGCTTCGGAAGCGAGTGTTCAACCGTCGCCGCAAAGATGCGATGCGCGTGGGGATCAAGCGCGTGCGCTTGTCTATCGTGGTGGGGAAGCGAGAGGAAGGCGCGGCGTTCATCCCCGCGGCTTACAGCGCGATTGATAAGGCGGCAAAGCGCGGCGTCATTAAGAAAAACACCGCAGCGCGGAAAAAAGCGCGACTCATGGCGGCGTTACATCGAATCGGCCCTAAAACCTAA
- the argS gene encoding arginine--tRNA ligase, with the protein MEIREKLLALIAAVLHRCGAGENTFSLEHPADVSRGDYATNAALIAAGQLGKSPREIATQLAVALEDRKPVEIERIEVAGHGFINFFLSQQFFASSVTRVLEAGERFGRNETLVGKKVMVEYTDPNPFKVFHIGHLMTNVIGESIARVFEFSGAEVKRANYQGDVGLHVAKAIWGMQSKAGECPEESAPLSERTAYLGVAYVLGAAAYEEDADAKHEIQHLNRKIYDRSDTEINRLYDAGRQWSLDHFEELYAKLGTKFDYYFFESEVAGPGKQLVEEYKARGVFEESDGATIFRGEREGLHTRVFLTRDGLPTYEAKELALAEMKYEKYPYGQSVIVTANEITEYFRVLLAAMAKIFPDLASRTHHITHGMLRLATGKMSSRTGTVITGESLIEDSIALAREKMRVSDVLAGEEREAVAEAVGVGALKYAILRQNRSRDIIYDAEKSFSLEGDSGPYLQYAYVRACSVMEKARQASIEYNNPLSTFHFPPSPLDRLLYQFPEVVSHALEEYEPHHVTTYLTELAASFNSFYASHTIIDPDNPELSSYRLSLTAAVAQVLKNGLSLLGIRAPEWM; encoded by the coding sequence ATGGAGATACGGGAAAAACTTTTGGCGCTGATCGCCGCGGTGCTCCATCGGTGTGGCGCCGGGGAAAACACGTTTTCGCTCGAACATCCGGCGGATGTCTCGCGTGGCGACTACGCAACGAACGCGGCGCTTATTGCGGCAGGGCAGCTCGGGAAGTCGCCGCGAGAGATTGCGACGCAGCTTGCCGTGGCGCTTGAAGATCGGAAGCCCGTTGAGATTGAGCGAATCGAGGTTGCAGGACATGGTTTTATAAATTTTTTTCTCTCGCAGCAATTTTTTGCTTCGAGCGTCACGCGCGTGCTCGAGGCGGGTGAGCGGTTCGGCAGAAACGAAACTCTGGTCGGCAAAAAAGTGATGGTCGAGTATACTGACCCGAATCCGTTCAAGGTCTTCCATATCGGGCACCTGATGACGAACGTGATCGGCGAGTCAATCGCGCGAGTATTTGAATTTTCCGGCGCCGAGGTCAAGCGCGCGAATTACCAAGGCGACGTCGGCCTTCACGTCGCAAAGGCGATCTGGGGGATGCAGAGTAAGGCGGGTGAGTGCCCCGAGGAGAGCGCGCCGCTCTCCGAACGCACGGCCTACCTCGGAGTGGCCTATGTGCTCGGGGCCGCGGCGTATGAGGAGGACGCGGACGCGAAACATGAGATACAGCATCTCAATCGAAAGATATATGATCGTTCCGACACAGAGATAAACCGACTGTACGATGCCGGGCGGCAGTGGTCGCTCGACCATTTCGAGGAGTTGTATGCGAAACTCGGAACAAAATTTGATTACTATTTCTTTGAGTCCGAGGTGGCGGGCCCGGGGAAGCAGCTCGTCGAGGAGTACAAGGCGCGCGGCGTCTTCGAGGAGAGCGATGGGGCGACCATCTTTCGCGGCGAGAGAGAAGGTCTCCACACGAGGGTATTTTTGACACGCGATGGTTTGCCGACGTATGAAGCAAAAGAGCTCGCGCTTGCAGAGATGAAGTACGAGAAATATCCCTATGGCCAGTCGGTTATCGTGACGGCAAACGAAATCACCGAATACTTTAGGGTCCTTCTTGCTGCGATGGCAAAAATATTTCCCGACCTTGCGTCGAGGACGCATCACATTACGCACGGCATGTTGCGTCTTGCAACAGGCAAAATGTCCTCCCGTACGGGCACGGTCATCACCGGTGAGTCGCTGATCGAGGACTCGATCGCGCTTGCACGCGAGAAAATGCGCGTGAGCGATGTGCTCGCGGGGGAGGAGCGTGAGGCGGTCGCCGAGGCAGTAGGCGTCGGCGCGCTCAAGTACGCGATCTTGCGGCAGAATCGGAGCCGCGACATCATCTACGACGCCGAAAAATCATTTTCTCTCGAAGGAGATTCGGGACCGTACCTCCAATACGCCTATGTTCGCGCGTGCTCGGTCATGGAGAAAGCGCGACAGGCGAGCATCGAATACAATAATCCACTTTCCACTTTCCACTTTCCACCCTCTCCGCTCGACCGCCTTCTTTATCAATTCCCCGAAGTTGTCTCGCACGCGCTCGAGGAGTACGAACCACACCACGTTACCACCTACCTCACCGAACTTGCAGCGAGTTTCAACAGCTTTTACGCGAGCCACACGATCATTGACCCCGACAATCCGGAGCTCTCGAGCTACCGACTCTCTCTCACCGCCGCCGTCGCGCAGGTCCTCAAAAACGGCCTCTCCCTCCTCGGCATCAGAGCGCCGGAGTGGATGTAA
- a CDS encoding ABC-2 family transporter protein, with translation MAVPNKYLALIKANWQRGLTYRFTIVAYRVGEIAEMLLVLVLWSAIFSASGEPLLRDFTYQEMVTYFLIGNLFNMVVRSFAEDRIANDIKRGRLSVYLLQPVSYLGANFVRGFASLATLMSVASQLIVMLFFLNTIAINTNLAYLVVITTMAIFAFVIEFMIAYLIGLIAFWTDETDGVSASISRIKRFFAGSYFPLNLLPATFVNISFLLPFGYSFFIPAQLYLKKIDLSLGLKGLVVEVVWIIALYGVIALVWRCGLKRYESIGI, from the coding sequence ATGGCCGTCCCCAACAAATATCTCGCGCTCATCAAGGCGAACTGGCAGCGCGGGCTTACCTACCGCTTTACCATCGTCGCGTACCGCGTCGGCGAGATCGCGGAAATGCTCCTGGTGCTCGTGTTATGGTCGGCAATCTTCAGCGCAAGCGGCGAGCCACTACTCCGCGATTTTACCTATCAAGAAATGGTTACGTATTTCCTGATCGGCAACCTCTTCAACATGGTCGTTCGGAGTTTCGCCGAAGACCGCATCGCGAATGACATCAAGCGAGGGCGGCTGTCCGTATACTTGCTGCAGCCAGTGAGCTACCTCGGCGCAAACTTTGTTCGGGGGTTCGCAAGCCTGGCGACCTTGATGTCGGTCGCGAGCCAACTTATAGTCATGCTCTTCTTCCTCAACACGATCGCCATCAACACTAACCTTGCATATCTTGTGGTGATCACCACGATGGCGATCTTCGCTTTTGTCATAGAATTCATGATCGCATACCTCATAGGCCTCATTGCGTTTTGGACGGATGAAACGGACGGTGTTTCTGCGAGTATTTCTCGCATTAAACGTTTCTTCGCCGGAAGCTACTTTCCATTGAACCTCCTCCCGGCGACATTCGTCAATATAAGCTTCCTGCTTCCGTTCGGGTACTCTTTCTTTATTCCCGCGCAACTGTACCTCAAAAAGATCGACCTCTCCCTCGGCCTGAAGGGACTCGTTGTCGAGGTGGTGTGGATCATCGCGCTCTATGGCGTCATTGCGCTCGTCTGGAGATGTGGCTTAAAACGATACGAAAGTATCGGAATCTAA